The nucleotide window ACTTCAAAATAAGCCATTTGGACTTGGGTACGGGCATCATCGACTTTATTTTCAGCATAAAGTGCGGCGGTTTTATCCAACCGATTTTCAATATCCTGTACCCATTGTTGATAGTTATCTTCGGCGTGCGTTAAGGTGGAAAATAACAAAAAGATGCTAAAAATAGCGTAGTGATACCAACGAGAAATGCGCATAATCCCTCTTTTTACGTCTATCCATTTTAGGTTTGCAATTGAGAATAATTATCCTCTAATGGATTTTTAATGCAAGGGAAATTCGTGTAAAAAAATAGAGCTAGATCATAAAGTCATTGAATTTTGTGTCTTGATGGTGAAAAAAATAGGAAAAGTGCGGTGACTTTTCCTATTGTTTTAGCGTGAGGAGAAAGAATGATTAATTCGTTGGCAAGTCATCAATGACAAGATAGATTTTCGCCACCGGGCCATGTACCCCAACCACTTTGATTAATTCAATATCTGCCGTGGAACTTGGACCGGAAATGATATTAATACAAGAAGGCATACGTTCGCCTTGTTGGGCTTTTTCATGTAGGATTTTTGCCAGTTGTGCCACACGAGGGAGTATCTTGCTTTTGCGCACGACAACAATGGATTTTTCCGGCAGTAAGCTCACAGAACGACCGCGTTCAGCTTGGGAAAATAGCACGATACCGCCAGATTCGGTTAAACCATATTCGGCGTAAACGATCCCAATATTGGCTTGTTCTGATTTGGTAATGTTCGCTTCTGCGTGTTCCGGCGACCAAATATGACAAGTGTATTTTTCTTGAACCGCTTCGGTGATGCCCAGTTCTTCTAAACGCGGGTCATCGTTTAACACGATATCGCCGCCACCATATTTTTCGCAAAGCTCAAGTACGGTCTGTTTTGCTAGCGTTTCTGACGTCACAACCACATCCACCATCATCACTTTGGCGAAGTTTACGAATTCTTCGCAAAGTTCTGCTTGGGTGAGATGGGTCAGGCGTTCTGTTGGGTAAGTATTCACCGGTGTCGCCATCGTTTCCGGCACATTGGCGCGTGGTTTGCCCATTTTTGCCGCCAGTTTATTGAGGAAGTTTTCTCTATTTTGTAAATCCATTAGTTTGATCCTCTGTTGTTGAACCATTGACGGAAGCTTTCGCCTTCAGCTTTTGGTAAATCACGGGCTTTTGTCCATTCTGCCAAGGCCCCCATTTTAATTGGTGCTTTGCCGTTCTTAATGAGTTTACCCGCTAATTTAGCGCCGGTGTTTACACCGATTTTCCATAGGGTTGGATGGGCGTTGGCAAAGCCAAAACCGAAAATGGATAAGCGTTCCAATGCCGGCGTTTTACCTTGTTCCACCATTTTTTCACGGTGTTTTAAAATCAGTTGGGCTAACGGAATGCGTACCGGACAAACTGAGTTACAGGCATTACATAAGGAACAGGCATACGGCAATTCTTTGAATTCGTCATAGCCGCCAAGTAACGGAGAAATCACCGCGCCAATTGGGCCCGGATAAATAGAACCATAACCATGGCCACCGATTTGACGGTACGCCGGGCAAGTATTTAAGCAGGCACCACAACGGATACAACGTAAAACTTCTTGGAATTCGGAGGCCAAAATATCGGAACGACCGTTATCGACAATGACTAAATGGAATTCTTCCGGACCATCGGTTTCGCCGGCAAGGCGAGGGCCGGTAAGCCATGTGTTGTAACCGGTTAATCTGGCACCCACTGCACTACGTGCCAGCATGGTAATTAACACGTCCACTTCTTGGAACGTTGGCGCTAGGCGTTCCATCCCCATCACGGCAACGTGGGTTTTCGGGAGGGTGGTGGCTAAACGCAAGTTACCTTCGTTAGTCACCAAACAAACAGAGCCGGTTTCTGCTACGGCAAAGTTACAGCCGCTGATGCCGATGTCTGCTTCTAAGAAATCCTGACGAATTTTTTCACGCACGAAACGGGTCATGTCTTCCGGGGTTTCAGCACCTTCATAGCCCAGTTTTTCATGTAAATCTTTACGAATTTGGTGACGATCTTTATGGATCGCCGGTACCACAATATGCGATGGTTTGTCGCCGGAAATTTGCAGTAAATATTCCCCTAAATCCGTTTCAATGACTTGCATGCCTTCTTTTTCCAAAACATCATTTAACCCGATTTCTTCGGTTACCATGGATTTGGATTTCACGATTTTCTTGGCATTTTTTTTCAGAGCGACTTGACGAATGTATTCGGTGGCTTCTTCGGCGGTTTCGGCAAAATAAACTTTGCCGCCGTTTTCCATGACTTTTTCGCTAAGTTGGTATAAATAGGCATCAAGGTTTGCTAAAACGTGGTTACGGATTTGTTTCGACAAATCACGCCATTCTTCCCAGTGGCCTAACTCATCCACCATTTTTTGACGGTTTGTGCCGATAGTTTCTTGAGCTTTTACCACCGCTTTGCGCATGATTTCATTATGGACTTCGCGATCAACGCGTGCTTTAAATGCAAGATTACTGGTTTTTAATGACATAGTTTATTACTCCTGCATTAACACTTCTGCGATGTGCATCACTTTGATTTTGCTGCCTTCACGTTGTAGGCGACCACCAATATTGAGTAAGCAGCTCACGTCCGCCCCAATTAAATATTCCGGTTCGACTTCCTCAACGTGTTCCACTTTTTCTTTGACCATTTCACCGGAAATTTCTGCCATTTTGACCGAGAACGTGCCACCAAATCCGCAACAGGTTTGTTGATTATGAATAGGCAACAGTTCTAAGCCTTTAACATGTTTGAGCAACTCAATCGGCTCGTTCACAATACCGAGTTTACGGAAAAGACTGCAGGAGGGGTGATAAACGGCGCGGCCGGGCAGGTGTGCACCGATGTCGGTCACGCCGAGTTTATTGACGATAAAATCCGTTAAGTCATAGAAACGAGCGGCGACTTTTTTGGCACGTTCCGCCCATTCCGGCTCATTGGCGCGAGTGAAGTAATCCGGGTAATTTTTAACGGCATAAACGCAAGATCCGGCAGGGGCTACGATTGGGTAATCATTAGCTTCAAAGGTTTCGACCAAGTTTTTCATGCCGGGAAGGGCTTGTTTGGTATAACCGCTATTTAATGCCGGTTGCCCACAACAACCTTGTTTTTCTAAAAAGGTCACCTGACAGCCCAACTTTTCCAGTAGCAGAACGGTGTTTTTTGCCACACCGCTTTTGACTACATCGGCAATACAGGTCACGTAGAAATTCACATTCATCGTAATACTCCAATATTAAAAAAGAAAAATCAGTTAAAAAATTAAATGACGACCGCAAAAGTGCGGTCGTTTTTTGAGTTAATTTTATATGTTGCCGCTACAACGTGTATAACAACGGAATTAACAGGGTGGCACAAAGCGCAGCAATAATACCGTAAATCACCATTGGAATGATCGTGGTTTTGATAATGGTGCCTTCTTGATTTTGAATGTTTAATACAGAGGACACGGCAACGATATTATTAATACATACCATGTTACCCATCGCACCGCCGACTGATTGTAGTGCCAAAATTAATGCCACGGATAAACCGGTCGTTTCTGCAGTGGATAATTGTACGCTACCGAAGGTTAAGTTGGATACGGTGTTAGAACCGGAGAAGAACGCACCAACTGCACCAAGGTAAGAGGAGAAAATCGTCCAGTCATCACCGGTGACTTCTGCAAAGGTGCGGCCAATGATTTTCACCATAGAATGTTCGCCACCCACTAACATTAAGTTCACCATCACTAAGGCACCCATTAAGGCGATGAATGGATTTTTGGATTGTTTCAAGCTGGTGGCAAAAATATCTTTGACTTTTGCACCGGAAACGCCGAATACCGGAATGGCAATTAATACCGTAATAACAAATGGAATTAATGCCGGCACATAAAGTAATTTATAGCTTGAGGAAACATCTGAACCGAAGATATTTTTTAGGCTGAAGATAAGGCCTTTACTGATTTCGAATGTCC belongs to Aggregatibacter sp. 2125159857 and includes:
- a CDS encoding (Fe-S)-binding protein, with the translated sequence MNVNFYVTCIADVVKSGVAKNTVLLLEKLGCQVTFLEKQGCCGQPALNSGYTKQALPGMKNLVETFEANDYPIVAPAGSCVYAVKNYPDYFTRANEPEWAERAKKVAARFYDLTDFIVNKLGVTDIGAHLPGRAVYHPSCSLFRKLGIVNEPIELLKHVKGLELLPIHNQQTCCGFGGTFSVKMAEISGEMVKEKVEHVEEVEPEYLIGADVSCLLNIGGRLQREGSKIKVMHIAEVLMQE
- a CDS encoding LutB/LldF family L-lactate oxidation iron-sulfur protein — protein: MSLKTSNLAFKARVDREVHNEIMRKAVVKAQETIGTNRQKMVDELGHWEEWRDLSKQIRNHVLANLDAYLYQLSEKVMENGGKVYFAETAEEATEYIRQVALKKNAKKIVKSKSMVTEEIGLNDVLEKEGMQVIETDLGEYLLQISGDKPSHIVVPAIHKDRHQIRKDLHEKLGYEGAETPEDMTRFVREKIRQDFLEADIGISGCNFAVAETGSVCLVTNEGNLRLATTLPKTHVAVMGMERLAPTFQEVDVLITMLARSAVGARLTGYNTWLTGPRLAGETDGPEEFHLVIVDNGRSDILASEFQEVLRCIRCGACLNTCPAYRQIGGHGYGSIYPGPIGAVISPLLGGYDEFKELPYACSLCNACNSVCPVRIPLAQLILKHREKMVEQGKTPALERLSIFGFGFANAHPTLWKIGVNTGAKLAGKLIKNGKAPIKMGALAEWTKARDLPKAEGESFRQWFNNRGSN
- a CDS encoding lactate utilization protein C, giving the protein MDLQNRENFLNKLAAKMGKPRANVPETMATPVNTYPTERLTHLTQAELCEEFVNFAKVMMVDVVVTSETLAKQTVLELCEKYGGGDIVLNDDPRLEELGITEAVQEKYTCHIWSPEHAEANITKSEQANIGIVYAEYGLTESGGIVLFSQAERGRSVSLLPEKSIVVVRKSKILPRVAQLAKILHEKAQQGERMPSCINIISGPSSTADIELIKVVGVHGPVAKIYLVIDDLPTN